From Natronogracilivirga saccharolytica:
CCGTGAAACCTCCATTGCGCACGAGGGGCATTCTTTTGTTTTGTTTCTGCTGCCAAACATATCTCGAATGTACGCAGACACGGGATTATTCGCCAGTTTGAATTAAGATTACCCAGGACTGCCGGAAGCGGAAATTCGGGTTGTCAGGCAGGACGCACGTGTTTGACCGAACCATACCGGTCTAATACGTTTTCTGCAATTTCCCCGGTCAGATCAGGAAAGCGAATCCGCAAAGACAGTGCAGTTGACAACCAGTTTGAAAGCTGACGACAAAACCTGTCGCCGATATATTCTATTACGGGCACTCCCATTTTTTGCAGGGCTGCTGCATTGCACCATTGCTCGTATTGTCCGCGCATAGGTATAACCAGCAATGGGATACCGAGATAGATCGCTTCTGATGGTGCTTCAAACCCGGCACCGCAAAGTACATATGATGCTGAACTTAAACTATTCAGATACCCATCCTCTGAGACCGGATACACATGAATGTGCCCATACGTACCCGGTTGATCAGCGGTTTTCGAAAAAACGTGCCAGTCAATATCAGTGATATTTTTCAGGTATTTCATCAGAACAGATTCGTGATACGCCGGTAAATAAACCGTGGCATGCTCTCTTTCATACAATTTTTTTTGGGGTACAGAATGCAAGTTGAGTCGCAGATTGCGTATCTCTTCACGTATTACAGGAGGGTATATGAAATCTTCATAACTGAGGTAATGAAAACCTGCCGGGTAATCACACGGAGCATACCAGGAAAAAATGGCTTCTCCTGCAATGCTTCGCTTCTTTGGCCGGGGAGTCAGGTCTGATAAGAACGAGGCCTGATGGCTCAGACCAACACTCGGTATACCAGCCCGGCGTGCTGACCAGGCACTGATTGGTTCAAAATCACTTATCACCAAATCATATTTCTGGGTATCCAGCGAGTGTATGTCTTGCAGGAACCGCAACGGCCGCAATCTGTAAATGCTTTTCAGAAAATCAATTCCTCCGTTTTTACCGAAAGCGTAACTCAGACCCTTCAGATTGTAATCAGGCTGTTCACCTGGAATACAATCATACGAATGACCGCTGATCAGAATATCAACTTCCGCATGTTTTCTGAACTCCGGTAAAAAAGTGCGGGCTCTGCTGATATGGCCATTTCCCGTGCCCTGAATTCCGTAAAGCAACTTCATTGCAGCTCCTGATATACTTGCCCGTTGGAAGTATGCAGCGTTTCACTTACCAACGAATCATCAAAAATGCCAAAACTGTCCGGTATATCATCAAACACCACATCCGACATGTGCTGATAAACAGACCATTTACCATCTTTGTACTCAAGCGCACTCAAATGTTCAACCCAGTCTCCTGAGTTCATATAGATAACAGAGCCATTGCTGTTGGTTATTTTTTTGATGTTGGGTCTGTGGATATGGCCGCATATCACATAGTCGTAACCCTTTTCTATGGCCAGGTCAGAAGCAGTCATCTCAAAATTGCTTACAAATTTCACGGCCGATTTTACTCCGTTCTTGATACGGCGTGAGAATGACATGCGTTCGTGTCCCATTCGCATCCATACGGCATTGACCCACTTATTAAGTAAAATCAGAAAATTATAGCCCTTGCCTCCGAGTTTGGCTACGAATTTTGAATAGTGCATGGTCACATCAAAAACATCGCCGTGAAAAATCCAGGCTTTCTTACCGTCAATATTCAGCACCAGTTTGTCAAGCAGCTGAAAATTGCCCAGGCCGAAAGGTGAAAACTTCCTGAGCATTTCATCATGATTGCCGGTCAGATAATAAACCGATGTCCCGTTGCTCAGCATGCCCAGTATACACTTGAGAACCTCCATGTGAGTTTCCGGCCAGTAGTATTTCTTGAATTGCCAGATATCCAGCAGATCCCCGTTTAGTACCAGTGTTTTGGGTCGGACACTTTTCAGGTATTTTACCAGTTCTTCAGAATGGCATCCGTATGAACCAAGGTGAACATCAGATATGATAATCAGATCTGCTTCCCGTCGTTTCTTTTGATTATTCACTTTCATAATGTTTTTTCTGAAAGAAACAATTCTAATATGATGCTACTGTTACAAAAAAATTATCTTTGTGTTGCTATCAGTGTAATTCAGCAGTTTGTTATCTTTACACATACCACATCTGCTGGATATACTTGCCTTGCGTCACCCTGACCTTTGATCATTTTAATGATTCACGACTGGACTTATATTTTTAATAACCATCAGACCGCCCCGGATGCCAATCTGGCTCTTGAGGAATACGCGCTTCGCAATCTGGCGGACAGGAACTACATGATGCTCTATTGCAACGAGGCCTCTGTCGTCCTGGGCAGAAATCAGAATCCGCTGGAAGAGATTAATCTTGGCTTCGCTTACCGAAATAATATCCCTGTGCTCAGAAGAATTTCCGGCGGAGGAACCGTATTTCACCATCCCGGCAATCTGAACTTCAGCTTTATTACCGACTATAAAACGGATCGCCTCCATAACTTTCGTTTTTTCAACGAACCGGTTGTGCAGCTGCTCCGGCAGCTTGGAGTGCCGGCAGAAATGAACGACCGTAATGATATCCTCGCGGACGGACGTAAAATTTCCGGCAGTGCCCAGTTTTCTTCCAGGGGAAGAATGATCAGCCACGGCACCCTGCTTTTTGATGCCCCGCTTGATCAGCTGGATGAGCTGCTGACCGTGCAAAATAAAGATGTGCATTCCCGAAGTCATAAATCTGTGCGAAGCCGGGTAGCAAATATCAGCGGTTTTCTTGATCAGCAGATGGATATTTCTGAATTCCGTACTTATCTGACGGAAGGACTGACAGGCAGGTCCGGACTGCAAGACGCATGGACGCCGGGAGAAGCGGACAACAGGGAGGTGGAATCACTTCGCAGGAACCGTTACACCAGCTGGGAGTGGAATTATGGCAGATCACCCCGATTTTACATTGACCGGTCCGAAGAAATCAGCGGTTATACCGTTTCCATGCAGCTCTGTGCAGAAAAAGGCAGTATTTCAGAAACAGAATTCGCTGTTCATGACCTTAAAAAAAACCTGAATGGTGAAACTGGCCAGCCGGAAATCAGCAGAAATCAGTTGCAACGCACTCTTGCCGGTATTTCATCACTTCTCGTAAATAAACGATATGAACCGGTAACTATAATGAATACCGTTCAGACATGTGTGAGTGAAACGCTTGCATCAACAGCACAAAACCCGGAGAAAGGGCGCTGCGCATCAGCTTCGCAAATTGCCCGACAGATTTCCGGTCTCATTTACCGTCTTGAGACAGATTTCACCGAAACGCCACGTCAAACCTGACCAACCCGAATCAACCGGTCACTTCACATAAATCCATGAATCCGGATTGACATTGCTTCGGATTCGGTTAAGCTCTTCATTCGCGCTGCTGCGCGTGGAATGCTGACTGTAAGTAACTACATTGAAATTGTTTACCTGATCCTGAACAATCTGCGCATTTCCAAATCCCTCGGCACGCACATCTTCCAGAAGAAGCTCCGCGTTTTGCCGGCTTTCAAACACACCGGCCACAATGAAAAATGTTGTTTCATCACCTGTATTGGCTTGCGCTTCAGGTATTTCATCTGACAAATCCTCAAGTTTTTCTTCCAGCACATTGATGCGGATTGCCAGGCTGTCGATCTGGTCGTACTGTCTCATGAACTGCTGGTTGTAAACGGTGTTCAACTGATTGGTGATGTCGTTAAGGGATGAACTCAGCGACAGCAGCCGCTCGTTTATGGTTTCCATGGCAACGTCAGCAAGCTCCTGTTCCTGCTCCAGCTGCTGAAGACGGTCATCCATGTCATAAGTCAAGTGCGTAGTCCGGTGATCCTGTCGCTGCCATTCCGTATGCCGGACCGAGCTTCTGCCAAGTTTAAGTGAAATTCCGGCGCTTGTGTTTATATAGGAATCGCCGCCGCTCAGCAGGCCTGTAGATCCGCTGCCGGGAGCGCGCTCATACCCGTCAAGAAGGTCACTGTCGGAATGGTTAAGATCCACCTGCATAAAAACATCCACTCTGCGACTGATGCGGTATGTCAGCCCGCCTCCGAGACGGTAAAGCATGGCATTGCCTGAAAAGTTTCTGCCCGGGAAACCGGGGATGTCTGTGTCGGCCACATCGACACTGTTTCGGATCAGTCCCAATCCCGCCAGTCCGTACACACCAAACTGCTCTGTGACTCTGTTCACCCCGGTGACCATGCGCAGCAGATTGGCCCGGCCGCCCAGTCCGACGGTGTAGTAATTATTGGTGAAACCGGATTCATCCATAATTGCATCATCGGCCTTGAAACGTCCGATGCCGGCATGCCCATAGAGGGAAAACACAGGATTAACCGCATAACGGACGCCCAGTGCGCCCTGGGCAGTGACCCTGGAATCAAAGGTAAACTGACCAAATGTGGGACCTCCGGAAAGGTCGATACTCCAGTCGGTGAGGTTTTCTCCGATCTGCGCCTTACTTTGGCTGAATGGAACAAACAGTATCAAAACAATGGCAGCAGTAATCCATTTTTTCATATCGAACCTGGTCATTTTTGTTACGGTTTACTCAAAATCGCTTTTATTTTCTTTCCACCACTCCGGTTCATCCTTGAGCCATTTGTCGAACCATGAAATAATGGCCTCTTTCCACCGGATAAACTTTTTGTAATCGAGTATGTGGTGATCCTGATCCTTGACGGCTATGAATGCAACGTCCCGATCGAGCAGCTTCAGCGCTGTGAACATCTGAAGGCTTTCACCGGGCGGGACATTAGTGTCTGACATCCCGGTTACCAGCATCAGCGGAGTATGTATGTCATCAGCCTGGAAGACCGGACTTCGGTTGACATATATATCCTGCCGGTTCCAGGGGAAGCTGTTGGCAGTGGCTACACCACTGTATTGGTAACCCCAGAATCCTTCGCCCCAGTAGCTGGCCAGATTACTGATTCCGGCATGCGAAACGGCCGCGGCAAAAAGGTCGGTTTGTGTCAGAAGATACATGGTCATAAAACCGCCGTAAGAAGCGCCCATGGCGCCGACACGCTCACGGTCGGCATAGGCATGATCATCCAGGAATGCCGCAACGCCTGTGATAATCTCCTCTCCTGCAATTTCACCCCAGTCATTGACATGCCGCGCCGAAAACTCCTGGCCGAACCCGGTTGCCCCGCTGGGCTGCAGGACATACACCAGATATCCTTTGGCAGCGTAGAGCTCCTTGGGATAGCGTCCGGCAAATGCCCGGGTAACCGGCGTAGTTCCGCCATAGTAGTAAACGATGACGGGATATTCCTTGTCTTCGTCAAAATCCGGCGGATAATAAACATGCCCGTCGATTTCTTCATCCCACTTGTTGGTAAAGGTCCACTCCCGGACATCACCGAATGCCACATGCTGATAGGCCTCTGCTCCGGGATCGTACAGAACCGTGGCTGACGGACTCCGGTCTGTAAAGTCAATGGTCCATGCTTTCGGAGTGTCCGAAGCACCCGAACCGGTAAACACTCCGACAGCCTTGTTTTCGGCCAGGTCCAGAGATCCGGCCACATCCGGACCGGTATCATACAGACGGAACCGCTCGCGTCTTGTATCGTAACGATACAGATTTCTGTACGATTTTTCGGTTACCGTGAAATAGATATACCGACCGGTCTCATCCCAGGAAGCACCTGTGATTTCCGGATCAAAATCCCGTGTTATGGATGTAATTTCGCGACTTTCCAGATCATACAGATAGGCCTGGGTGTCATAATCGTTGGGCAGGAGGGTGTCAGGAATGTTCACACCTTCATCGCCAAAAGTGCCTGGCCCGCCGGTAATCAGGATCCGGTCACCATCCGGTGAAAACTGGCCTGATCCGGCAAATTTTACAGTGAAAAGGGAGTCGGTCTGCATCGTTTGCAGATCAAGGATGATATATTCAGTCTCACCGTAAGGACGTTCATCATACACCTCGTGATTGCGCGAAAAGAGGATTTTTTTCCCGTCAGGATGGATGCTGTTGAGGGTAGTGGAAAGAAGTCCGGCGGTGAGACGCCTTGTAGATCCCTGTTCGACATTCAGCTTGTAGAGAAAGCTGCGGTCGTGGTAGCCCGGGCGCCGGTCCTGCAACCCCCGGTAGTGAATGACGCCATCCCGTCCAGGGTCATGTTTTTCAGTGACGCTGTATATGACATAGGAAGCATCAGGAGACCAGCGGTAACCGGCAAAATCTTCAACATCTTTAAGTATGCGCTCTTTTTCACCGGTTTCAAGATCGATCACCCACAAATTGGTACCATCATTTCCTGCTTCGGTATAGCTGAACCTGAGCCCCTCCGGGAGCCATTGCATTCCCGTGATATCCATACCGCCGGCAAACCGGTGCCTGATGGTGCCTTCAGGAATATTCCGGATGTCGATATGCGTCTCGGGTGTGCCGTCAGGAGGGAGGTCGCGCCGGACATGAACAGCGGCAAGGTCACCATCCGGGCTGACCGAAACTCCGGCCGGACGCGGTGCGTTCGACAGGTCCCGCTGCATTACATGGCGTTCCGGAACTATAACGGATGCAATACGATGCTGATGCTCACCGGCATCCACTTGAACCTCAAGCGTCCAGTCCGGCAGCTCTTCTTCGGAACCGGAACTGTTTTCAGCGGCCGGATGCATGGTTTTCACCAGAAGCAGCTGAGTTCCCTGACGCAAGTTGACATTTGCGTTCACCGATCCGGCTTCGGCGCCGTCTTCTGTATCAGTATGATTTTTTACTGCAATCTCTTCTCCGTTTAAGAAAGCACGGATCATGCCTTCACTTTTGAGCGTGATGGATGCGGGCATGAAACGGTCGTTGGACAAATACACTGCAGACCAGCTGATGTTGTGATGCTCTTTTGTAGCACCCGGCAGAACAAGAATACTGTCTGCAAGTGTATGTGCTGTCCATTCGGGATGCTGGCCATCCGACCAGGCTACGGGCAACCCTTCCCGGGGCTGCCACTCATCGTAATCCATCAGATCGGATAACAGTATTTCAGTTGCATCCCATTTGCTTCCGTCAATGGCAGGATCATCATGGAAGACCGGGCTGAAATAATTAACCGGTCCCAGATGCAGCATCTCTTTGATGAGCGGACGCTCCTGGTCCTGTTCGCTTGTATCCGGCAAGATTGCGGACACCGCCGTCATCGGGCCGAAAGTCAAAACCGCAATCACTATTACAGAAATAACATGCAGCAAGGATGAGTAAAATGGTATGATGTTTCTGTTCATAGATCTGTTTATATCATTGATAATAGTTGCAGGGTGGGTCAGGTTGCTTCATTCTGGATTTCTTCCAGTTTGCTCAGAGCGCGCCTTCGCAGATTCTGAAAGTCACTTTCATTGAGAGAATTGCATGTATATTGAAGATGGAGCCAAATCAGATAGGTTGCCATCACATCTTCATAACAGTAGTGTTCGATCCGGTCAAGTTCACCATTTTGATACATTTCGAGCACCTCATCGCCTTCCCCTGTCACTTTCAGAGGTATGCCGACCAGCGCACCTATATGCTTGAGCCTGGGATAGCTGCTGGCTCCGAAGTTGCTGAACTCATCCATAAGATCCACGTTCTGCTTGCTGAACCGGTAACGGATGTCATGGGCGTTCAGCCGCGACGGTAGCTGAAGTCCGTGTTTCAGTGCCCGGTAATTGATCAGGGGCAGGTCAAATCCCTTGCCGTTGTGGTGAATCACACCAAAATCCTTGTAGGTGGTGAGCGAGTCAACAAGTGAAAGCAACCCTTCCCGCTCATTTTTCCCGCTCCATGCCACTTTTTGCTTTGGCTCACCGCCGGATGTAACCCAGAGCCCGACCCAGGAGACCATTTGGTGATACATGGGGGGCAGAAATCCGGATTTCCCCCGGCCAAACTCTTCGCCGGCCAGTTCAAGCAGCGTTTTGTCATCCTCCGGCGGATTGTCGATCAACGATCTCAGAAGCGGTATATCCGGAATGGATTCAATATCAAAAACAAAATACATGGTCGGTTGTTTGGGTCGGCGGTTGAAATTCTGATGTCAGTATGTCAGTGTGTGCGCTCTCCGGCAAGGTTTTCACGAAACTGCTCGCGGATCACATGAATATCATGGTAATGATCAAGAAGATACATCATTTTCGTGACGCATGCTTCGGTTGTCATGTCACCGGCACCCAGCGCGCCTATATCACGCACCCTGCGTCCGCCCTCGTATTTGTCCAGATCCACATCATCATAAATTGACTGGGAGGTAATGACAACTATACCACCCGCGGAAATGTAGCGGTCAATATCCTGAATAAACGTATGGTTTTTGCCGGACGGAAGATTGCCGCTGCCATAAGCCTCGATAACAAGGGCACGTGCACTATCTGAATTCTTTGGCACGACATCCCTGCTGTTCATTCCGGGATACATGGTAATCAGACGGAGGGATGGATTAAAGCCCGGACCGGCCCAGAAAGTACCCGATGCAGGGCGGTATTGTTCTGTGATGCTCAGTCTGACACCAAACTCTGCCAGGGTCGGATAGTTGGGTGTTGCAAAGGCATCGAAATCACCAATGCTCAGTTTTGTAGCACGGTTGCCGCGGTACACACGGTCATTAAAGCAGATACAGACCTCAGGCATATACAGTGTGGCCAGTTCCACGGAATTGATCAGATTTCGCCGGGCATCTGTCCGCCGGTTGCTCAACGGAACCTGACTGCCTGTAAATACGACAGGTTTTGTCAGATTGCGGAAGCAGAAAGAGAGGGCCGACGCCGTCCAGGCCATGGTGTCGGTCCCGTGAAGAACGACGAACCCGTCAAACTCATCGTACCTTTTGGCAATGGCCTGTGCCAGCTGGACCCACATCGACGGAGTCATATTTGCACTGTCTTCCAGAAACAGCGTTTGTGACTCCACATGGGCAATTTCCTGCAAACCGGGCACCTGTTCGTCAAAATAATTCAGGTTGAAGGATGACTCACCGCTTTCTCCATCTTTTTTACTTTCATGGAGTTGCATCGTTATGGTGCCGCCGGTGTGAAGAATTAGTATCCGTTTCATTGCATTTGCTTGCTGCTTCTTATTGCCAAAAGGTTCCCAAAAAGTTACTTTGACATGTTACATGTCTGTGATTACTTAAAATAATTATACCAGGCGATCAGATTAAAATGAAATTATTGACAATTCGTCTGAAATGATGAACAAGCGACGTTAACTCAAATGGAGTATAGCCCATGAATGTGTATAAGCCAAACAAAATCAGAAATATCGCTCTGCTGGGGCATTCCGGTTCCGGCAAAACCACCCTCGCAGAGACCATGCTTTTTGAATCAGGTACCACGAAAAGGCGAGGGAGTGTAGAGGAAGGCAATACGGTCTCTGATTATCACCCCATCGAAAAGGAAAAACAGAAGTCGGTATTCAGCTCATTCATGCACCTCGACTGGAGAGGAACCAAAATCAATCTGATTGACACACCGGGTACCGCCGATTATGTCGGTGAAGTTGTCAATGCACTCAAAGTAGCCGACGCAGCCGTCTTCGTACTGGATGCCGAACACGGGGTGGAAGTAGGAACCGAAGTGCTCTGGAACATCGTCGCCGATATGAACAAACCGGCGTTTTTCATAGTAAATAAAATAGACCATCCGAATTCCAACTATCAGGCTGTACTGGATCTCTGCAAGGAGCGGTTCGGAAGGGAAGTGGTACCGGTTCAGTATCCGTACGAAGAGGGCGAAAGCTTTAACACCATCATTGATGTCCTGAAAATGCAGATGTACGAATTTGCCGAAGGCGGCGGGAAACCGGACAAGCTGCCCATCGCAGATTCACAGAAAAGCCAGGCCGATCTTCAGCACAACGATCTTGTAGAGTCCATCGCCGAAAACGACGAATCGCTCATGGATCTCTATTTTGAAAAAGGACACCTCGATGAAGACGAAATGGTGGAAGGACTTAAAAAGTCCATCATGAACCGCCAGATATTTCCGATGTTCTGCCTGTCAGCCGAACAAAATATGGGCTCCGGCCGTGTGATGGGATTCATCGACAATGTCCTTCCGAATCCTCTTGAAGCCAATCCCGACACCGATGACAGCGGAAATGAGCTCACCATCGATACCGAACAAAAGCCGCTGGCATTTCTTTTTAAAACCATTTCAGAGGAGCATGTCGGTGACCTGACGTTTTTCAAGGTGTATGGCGGTACGCTTAAGGCCGGCACAGACATGATCAACCACTCCAAAGGCTCGACCAACCGTCTGGGTAACCTGTTTCTGACACAGGGCGGTAAACGGGTGGACATTCAGGAAGTACAAGCCGGTGATATTGGCGCTGTTGTGAAGCTTAAAGATGGCAATGTCGGAGATACTCTGCGTGACAAAAGTCTTGATATCGGAATTTCAAAAGTCAACTATCCTGAGCCTACCGAGAGAATGGCCGTCCGTTCCAAAGAAAAAGGAGAAGAGGAGAAGATTGGATCCGCACTGAACCAGATTCAGCGCGAGGATCCTTCACTGCATGTTGAAAACAGCATGGAGCTTAATCAGATTATTCTGAGCGGACAAGGAGAAGAGCACCTGAATGTTGTCAAGAACATGCTTGAAAACCGCTTCAAGCTGAATCCTGAATTCTATGAACCGGGGATTCCGTATCGTGAAACCATCACAAAACCGGTTAAGGCGCAATACCGCCACAAAAAACAGTCCGGTGGTGCAGGTCAGTACGGTGAAGTATATCTCTATCTGGAACCCTACGAAGAGGGCATGCCGCCGACTCCCGATGTATCGGTCAGGGACACCCAGGAAATTGACCTCGAATGGGGCGGAAAGCTGATTTTCCAGAACTGTATCGTCGGAGGTGTGATCGATGCCCGTTTTATGCCGGCCATCCTGAAGGGAGTTATGGAAAAAATGGAAAACGGACCGCTTTCGGGATGCCGCGCCCGTGATGTAAGGGTTTCTGTTTATGACGGATCCATGCACACGGTAGACTCCAACGAGGCGGCATTCAAAACAGCTTCCCTGATGGCTTTCAAAAAAGGATTCCTGGAAGCGAAACCGCAGCTGCTGGAGCCGGTATATGAAGTGGAAGTGACTGTACCGGCAGAGTTTATGGGCGATGTGATGAGTGATCTTTCAACTCGCCGCGGCCAGGTCCAGGGCATGGACTCGGAAGGAACATTTCAGAAGGTGAAAGCCCTGGTACCGCTTGCGGAACTGTATCGTTACGCCACCCATCTGCGCTCCATGACACAGGGCCGGGCGACTCATACCCGGACGTTCCATGAGTACGGACCGGTTCCGCACGAAATCCAGGAACGCATTATGAAAGAAACCGCAGAGATGGAAGAGTCGGCCTGATTATCGGGACGCCGGTTCAGTTTCGCGCTCTGCAGCATTGTTTCTAACTCCATTCTCTCCGGGATAGCGGTCAGGCAGCTCAAATGGCCGCCCACCCGGGATGGGAGGGAGACGGGGCTCCATGGGTTCATCGGGACGCTGCGGACGCAGCTCCGGTTCCCACACAAAACCGTCTATCCTCTTGTTTTCCACATCGGGGTTTTCCGGATGGAATGTGCCGTCTACATTGCGCCTTGCAATAACATCGTCAAGCTCGCCGCCTCCGAAAAGCAGTTTTATAAAATCAGCCGTCATCTCGATGGCACCGTCAGGATTGCCGTCTGAGTCCTTGACAAAGTACAGGACATTTCCCTGGGGAAAGACATCCATAAACGATACCGTTCCCTCCTGAAACTCAATGTAGAGTGTATCCCCGGTAATCTGATTGAGGCGGTCAATGGCTGTATCACGCTGTACGGCAAAGGGCCGGTCGTGGCCCCTCAGATATCGCACACTGTCATCCTCCACCTGAATCAGAATGTAAGGGCCGGACAACTGCATTTCATCGTACCAAAGCCTGGGATTGCCTGTCAGGATGAACTTTTCAGTCAGGTCATCATAATCAGCCGTGTCTGACAGGCTGCTGTATGAATCTGACCATATATGGACATTTTCATAGGCTGTGAAGGTGTTGATCGTATCTTTCTGGTGGACCTCCATCCACTCTGACCACTGGAAGGTGGTGTCGGTCTGCTCTTCATTGATCCGCCGCATCCTGCTTCCGCCCTCAACGCGGCGGTAACCGGTAGAGTCGGAAAGCACAAACTGACCCATGAGTCGTGTCCGGTGTTCCAGGTCATCCAGAAATACCCGGCCATGCAGCTCGTAATACTCGTCCGCCCGGTTGGTGAACATGCTGTCTGCTTCAATGTATTGCAGCGAATCGGCCACCTGCACGTTTCCCCTGAAAATGGCACTGTCCAGAGCATTGTAGTAGTAGCCTGAGTCGGCCACAAGTACCCCGCGTTCATCCTCCAGGCGCAGATATTCCGGGAAAAGGGCGATTTCAGTGGCGAAGCTGTAGAAAACTTCCTGACTGAACAGCAAGGCGTTTTCCGACTGCATTATGACACGGCC
This genomic window contains:
- a CDS encoding glycosyltransferase family protein, with protein sequence MKLLYGIQGTGNGHISRARTFLPEFRKHAEVDILISGHSYDCIPGEQPDYNLKGLSYAFGKNGGIDFLKSIYRLRPLRFLQDIHSLDTQKYDLVISDFEPISAWSARRAGIPSVGLSHQASFLSDLTPRPKKRSIAGEAIFSWYAPCDYPAGFHYLSYEDFIYPPVIREEIRNLRLNLHSVPQKKLYEREHATVYLPAYHESVLMKYLKNITDIDWHVFSKTADQPGTYGHIHVYPVSEDGYLNSLSSASYVLCGAGFEAPSEAIYLGIPLLVIPMRGQYEQWCNAAALQKMGVPVIEYIGDRFCRQLSNWLSTALSLRIRFPDLTGEIAENVLDRYGSVKHVRPA
- a CDS encoding S9 family peptidase, coding for MNRNIIPFYSSLLHVISVIVIAVLTFGPMTAVSAILPDTSEQDQERPLIKEMLHLGPVNYFSPVFHDDPAIDGSKWDATEILLSDLMDYDEWQPREGLPVAWSDGQHPEWTAHTLADSILVLPGATKEHHNISWSAVYLSNDRFMPASITLKSEGMIRAFLNGEEIAVKNHTDTEDGAEAGSVNANVNLRQGTQLLLVKTMHPAAENSSGSEEELPDWTLEVQVDAGEHQHRIASVIVPERHVMQRDLSNAPRPAGVSVSPDGDLAAVHVRRDLPPDGTPETHIDIRNIPEGTIRHRFAGGMDITGMQWLPEGLRFSYTEAGNDGTNLWVIDLETGEKERILKDVEDFAGYRWSPDASYVIYSVTEKHDPGRDGVIHYRGLQDRRPGYHDRSFLYKLNVEQGSTRRLTAGLLSTTLNSIHPDGKKILFSRNHEVYDERPYGETEYIILDLQTMQTDSLFTVKFAGSGQFSPDGDRILITGGPGTFGDEGVNIPDTLLPNDYDTQAYLYDLESREITSITRDFDPEITGASWDETGRYIYFTVTEKSYRNLYRYDTRRERFRLYDTGPDVAGSLDLAENKAVGVFTGSGASDTPKAWTIDFTDRSPSATVLYDPGAEAYQHVAFGDVREWTFTNKWDEEIDGHVYYPPDFDEDKEYPVIVYYYGGTTPVTRAFAGRYPKELYAAKGYLVYVLQPSGATGFGQEFSARHVNDWGEIAGEEIITGVAAFLDDHAYADRERVGAMGASYGGFMTMYLLTQTDLFAAAVSHAGISNLASYWGEGFWGYQYSGVATANSFPWNRQDIYVNRSPVFQADDIHTPLMLVTGMSDTNVPPGESLQMFTALKLLDRDVAFIAVKDQDHHILDYKKFIRWKEAIISWFDKWLKDEPEWWKENKSDFE
- a CDS encoding ribonuclease H-like domain-containing protein; amino-acid sequence: MYFVFDIESIPDIPLLRSLIDNPPEDDKTLLELAGEEFGRGKSGFLPPMYHQMVSWVGLWVTSGGEPKQKVAWSGKNEREGLLSLVDSLTTYKDFGVIHHNGKGFDLPLINYRALKHGLQLPSRLNAHDIRYRFSKQNVDLMDEFSNFGASSYPRLKHIGALVGIPLKVTGEGDEVLEMYQNGELDRIEHYCYEDVMATYLIWLHLQYTCNSLNESDFQNLRRRALSKLEEIQNEAT
- a CDS encoding SPOR domain-containing protein, translating into MTRFDMKKWITAAIVLILFVPFSQSKAQIGENLTDWSIDLSGGPTFGQFTFDSRVTAQGALGVRYAVNPVFSLYGHAGIGRFKADDAIMDESGFTNNYYTVGLGGRANLLRMVTGVNRVTEQFGVYGLAGLGLIRNSVDVADTDIPGFPGRNFSGNAMLYRLGGGLTYRISRRVDVFMQVDLNHSDSDLLDGYERAPGSGSTGLLSGGDSYINTSAGISLKLGRSSVRHTEWQRQDHRTTHLTYDMDDRLQQLEQEQELADVAMETINERLLSLSSSLNDITNQLNTVYNQQFMRQYDQIDSLAIRINVLEEKLEDLSDEIPEAQANTGDETTFFIVAGVFESRQNAELLLEDVRAEGFGNAQIVQDQVNNFNVVTYSQHSTRSSANEELNRIRSNVNPDSWIYVK
- a CDS encoding asparaginase, encoding MKRILILHTGGTITMQLHESKKDGESGESSFNLNYFDEQVPGLQEIAHVESQTLFLEDSANMTPSMWVQLAQAIAKRYDEFDGFVVLHGTDTMAWTASALSFCFRNLTKPVVFTGSQVPLSNRRTDARRNLINSVELATLYMPEVCICFNDRVYRGNRATKLSIGDFDAFATPNYPTLAEFGVRLSITEQYRPASGTFWAGPGFNPSLRLITMYPGMNSRDVVPKNSDSARALVIEAYGSGNLPSGKNHTFIQDIDRYISAGGIVVITSQSIYDDVDLDKYEGGRRVRDIGALGAGDMTTEACVTKMMYLLDHYHDIHVIREQFRENLAGERTH
- a CDS encoding UDP-2,3-diacylglucosamine diphosphatase; translation: MKVNNQKKRREADLIIISDVHLGSYGCHSEELVKYLKSVRPKTLVLNGDLLDIWQFKKYYWPETHMEVLKCILGMLSNGTSVYYLTGNHDEMLRKFSPFGLGNFQLLDKLVLNIDGKKAWIFHGDVFDVTMHYSKFVAKLGGKGYNFLILLNKWVNAVWMRMGHERMSFSRRIKNGVKSAVKFVSNFEMTASDLAIEKGYDYVICGHIHRPNIKKITNSNGSVIYMNSGDWVEHLSALEYKDGKWSVYQHMSDVVFDDIPDSFGIFDDSLVSETLHTSNGQVYQELQ
- a CDS encoding lipoate--protein ligase family protein gives rise to the protein MIHDWTYIFNNHQTAPDANLALEEYALRNLADRNYMMLYCNEASVVLGRNQNPLEEINLGFAYRNNIPVLRRISGGGTVFHHPGNLNFSFITDYKTDRLHNFRFFNEPVVQLLRQLGVPAEMNDRNDILADGRKISGSAQFSSRGRMISHGTLLFDAPLDQLDELLTVQNKDVHSRSHKSVRSRVANISGFLDQQMDISEFRTYLTEGLTGRSGLQDAWTPGEADNREVESLRRNRYTSWEWNYGRSPRFYIDRSEEISGYTVSMQLCAEKGSISETEFAVHDLKKNLNGETGQPEISRNQLQRTLAGISSLLVNKRYEPVTIMNTVQTCVSETLASTAQNPEKGRCASASQIARQISGLIYRLETDFTETPRQT